CAACAAGTTAATTATGCCGAGGTATTTATCATATTTGATAACATTGGCAATTGTTCTATTAATTTGGTATGCCGCGTCAATTCAATTGGGCGCCAACTTGCTGCCGAACCCGATTTCAGTATTGAGTCTTCTGCTGAGTGAGGCGGGCAGCGCGGATTATTGGGCTCACGTGGGGATAAGTTCGTGGCGAATTATAGCGGGAGTGGGATTGGCGTTTATCTTTGCTGTGCCGTTGGGATTAATCGTGGGAAGCAGCCCGAAGATAAATAGAATTTTTTCGCCGATAATATATATGAGTTATCCTGTGCCGAAGATTGTTCTTCTGCCGATAATACTGCTTCTGTTTGGTATCGGCGATGCGAGTAAAATAATTCTCATTATGCTGATTGTATTTTTTCAGGTTTTTATCACGTCACGGGATGCGGCGCGAAATATAAGTAAAGAGATGATTCTCTCTTTCAGGTCACTTGGCGGAAACAGACTTCAATATTACCGGCATATAGTTCTCCCTGCAAGCCTGCCCGGTATTTTTACGTCAATGCGTTTAGCGGGAGGCACGGCGGTAGCGGTCCTGTTTTTCGTGGAATCTATCAGCGCATCCCACGGGCTTGGTTTATACATCATAGATGCGTGGGGTAGGGCAGATTACACGGCAATGTATGTCGGCATTGTATCTATGTCCTTTTTAGGGATTATCCTGTATGAATTTTTCGAAATTTTGGAAAGAAAAACCTGCAAATGGAAATATACTCAATGAAATTCGGGAGATGGAATGATTGGGTTCAGGCGAGCCGCCCGCCATTTTACATCGCTACGTTCATTCCGCTCACAATGGGATTCGTGCTTGCGGGAAATGAGGGCATCTGGGAACCCGCTCTATTCGCAATAATTAATTTGGGAGCTTTTTTAGTTCACCTCGCTACTAATATCGCCAACGATTATTTCGATCATGTGCAGGGAAGCGATTCAGGGGTTTCAATCGGCGGCTCCCGCGTAATTCAGGAGGAAAAGATTTCTCCGAATGTCCTTTTAACCTCAATAATATTGATGTATGCGGGCGCAACAGGGGTAGCGATATATCTCACGAGCTCGCTGAATATACCGGAATTATGGTGGCTTCTGTCATTTGCGTTTCTAAGCAGTTTGTTTTATGTGGCGCCGCCGATTCGATACGGATACCGAGGTCTTGGAGAGCTGTTGGTAGGGATAAATATGGGTCCTATCATAGTGTTGGGTTCTTATTGGGTGATGACGGGGACTCCCAGCGTTGAACCTGTCTGGATTTCAATTCCGGCAGGTCTGATGGTCGCTTTCATCCTTTATTATCAAAGTTTGCCGGATATGGTAACCGATGAAAACGCGGGCAAACGAACGCTTGCCGTCCGACTTGGCAGAAAAGGAGCTCAGATCGGGATAATAGTTTTCGGGGTGGCTGTTTATTCGGCAATCATCTTCGAATATATCACAGGAAGATATTCCGCAGTGAGTCTGGTTTCAATTATAACGCTACCGCTTTTCATAAAAATTGTGAGTTTAGCAAAGAGGACTTCAGATTGGGTAGAGCTGGATAAACATGGAAATTATGTGCGGTTGTTCTATCTGATAAATGGAGTGATACTGATATTGGCGATCAACATATAAAAAACAAAAACTACAAAAAATAGAAGAGGCAAAAATGGGAAGTAAACTATACGCGGTAACGCTAATTGTACTATTGGCAGTAGGTTCGGTCTATGCCGGATCCGGCACAATCAGCGGAGTCATCACGGGCGAAAACGGTAATCCGATTATAGGCGCTAATGTATGGCTTAAAGGCACTACGATAGGCTCGTCAACACGAATAGACGGCAGTTACCGGATAAGCGGAATTCCAAATGGAGCATATCAGATAATTGCTGCTCATATAGGAAACCAATCTGTGGAAATTCCTATCATTGTCACAGGGAATAGCGCGGAGATAAATATAACTATGCTGGAAGGATTTATTTACGGTGAGGAAGTTGTCGTATCAAGCACGCTCAGACCACAGAAATTGGTGGACGCGCCTGGAACTATCTCGGTAGTATACACCGAAGAGCTCCACAAAGCGGCGGGATTTTCGTTCGCGAATTCTATACAGAACGTCAAAGGCGTTAACGTCTATCGTAACGGTATTGACGGAGTCGGCATCAGCGCGCGAGGTTTTATGACCGCTTATAACTATCGTTTTCAGCTTATGACCGACGGAATGAACAGTATGCTCACGGGCAACGGTTTCTCCGGAACGCATATGAATCTCACATCGAAGGAGGACCTGGAACGGGTAGAGGTAGTGGTCGGGCCGAGTTCCGCGCTATATGGTCCCAACGCTCATAACGGAATGATGAATGTTATAACGTTGCATCCGAGAGATTCGCAAGGCGGGATATTAGTGGTTGGCTCCGGTCAGAACGATATTATTAATATCAGAGGTCGCTATGCCGGTGTGTCCGGACCCTTCTCATATAAAATTAACGCCGAGAGTCTCACAGGAAAAGATTGGGATGACAACAGGAAATATTGGCTGGATCTGAACGGTAACGGAACCGAAGATGACGGCGAGTTCACCATTGAAGGAAACAATTTTCCCATTGAGCATCTCCGTGGAAGTGGGAACGTTTTTTATGATTTGAACGAAGATATCGAACTAACCGGCGGCTACAGCTATTACAAATTTTCGACGCGGAATATGACCAATATCGGTCACAACATCATAAAAGACTGGAAGATGCAACGCTGGAATATCGGAGCGACACATCCTCGATTTTTTGTTCGGCTTCATGGTAGTGAAAACGAATCCGGTGAATATTATCAGGAAGATATCAGGGCTCTTGTTCAGTTAGCATTTGGACTAACTCAACAACAGGCGATAGACGCGACCAACTTAGTAGATAAGTCAACCTCCATCGCGGGCGAGGTACAGGGTAATATACTGCTTGAAAAAATCAATCTTATCGGTGGTGTGAGCTGGGAACATGAAACACCCATAAGCGAACGTACTGTCCTTCTGGACAGAGGCATTGACCCCATATCAGGATTGTTAACAGGAGAGAATATAACCGTGGATCAGGTTGGATTTTACGGGCAGGTTGAGCGTGACCTGATTAAGGATTTCGAGTTCACCACGGCATTCCGGTTCGACACTCACAGCAACTACGAAAGCCAGCTG
This genomic interval from Candidatus Neomarinimicrobiota bacterium contains the following:
- a CDS encoding ABC transporter permease — protein: MPRYLSYLITLAIVLLIWYAASIQLGANLLPNPISVLSLLLSEAGSADYWAHVGISSWRIIAGVGLAFIFAVPLGLIVGSSPKINRIFSPIIYMSYPVPKIVLLPIILLLFGIGDASKIILIMLIVFFQVFITSRDAARNISKEMILSFRSLGGNRLQYYRHIVLPASLPGIFTSMRLAGGTAVAVLFFVESISASHGLGLYIIDAWGRADYTAMYVGIVSMSFLGIILYEFFEILERKTCKWKYTQ
- a CDS encoding prenyltransferase, with amino-acid sequence MEIYSMKFGRWNDWVQASRPPFYIATFIPLTMGFVLAGNEGIWEPALFAIINLGAFLVHLATNIANDYFDHVQGSDSGVSIGGSRVIQEEKISPNVLLTSIILMYAGATGVAIYLTSSLNIPELWWLLSFAFLSSLFYVAPPIRYGYRGLGELLVGINMGPIIVLGSYWVMTGTPSVEPVWISIPAGLMVAFILYYQSLPDMVTDENAGKRTLAVRLGRKGAQIGIIVFGVAVYSAIIFEYITGRYSAVSLVSIITLPLFIKIVSLAKRTSDWVELDKHGNYVRLFYLINGVILILAINI
- a CDS encoding TonB-dependent receptor; this translates as MGSKLYAVTLIVLLAVGSVYAGSGTISGVITGENGNPIIGANVWLKGTTIGSSTRIDGSYRISGIPNGAYQIIAAHIGNQSVEIPIIVTGNSAEINITMLEGFIYGEEVVVSSTLRPQKLVDAPGTISVVYTEELHKAAGFSFANSIQNVKGVNVYRNGIDGVGISARGFMTAYNYRFQLMTDGMNSMLTGNGFSGTHMNLTSKEDLERVEVVVGPSSALYGPNAHNGMMNVITLHPRDSQGGILVVGSGQNDIINIRGRYAGVSGPFSYKINAESLTGKDWDDNRKYWLDLNGNGTEDDGEFTIEGNNFPIEHLRGSGNVFYDLNEDIELTGGYSYYKFSTRNMTNIGHNIIKDWKMQRWNIGATHPRFFVRLHGSENESGEYYQEDIRALVQLAFGLTQQQAIDATNLVDKSTSIAGEVQGNILLEKINLIGGVSWEHETPISERTVLLDRGIDPISGLLTGENITVDQVGFYGQVERDLIKDFEFTTAFRFDTHSNYESQLSPRFGLVWKGLKNGNFRVTWNRAFQAPSIAQQYLYIAIPGSRYQAGNGLGFTLADGSTIDPLEPEINETFEFGYKGTPLNRLFVDGSYYISKYTNFISGFIPVGNAVKMGDTDLDPSLPLLTYLNFGEVTLTGFDVELKYSLDNSYRLFGNFSFVDASDFDNEKEKAKTTADAQFYSGFFFNTAEMKWHLGIEGKDIGTPGLDLSIKARHVNEYDFVSGKWSATQAGAGTIPAFAAGNPYYADNGPLGGFTLVDLNAAYPVNETVSLVLNIENVFDTEAFQMVGSPSTARLAILEVKYSF